CAGGGATTTACATGGCTGGATACTGGTACACACGAGAGCCTTGTAGATGCTACAAACTTTGTAAAGACAGTTGAGACACATCAGCATCGTAAGATTGCATGTCTGGAAGAGATCGCATACTTAAACGGATGGATTTCAAAAGAAGAAGTTCTAGAAGTTTACGAGGTATTGAAAAAGAACCAGTATGGTCAATATCTGAAAGATGTCTTAGACGGAAAATACCGAGAGGATCTGTACTAAGATATTAGAATAAAAAATGAAGAATTTTTATAAATTTTGACTAAGTAATTCAAAGGAGATTTTTAATTATGACAATTATCGTAACCGGCGGAGCTGGATTTATCGGAAGTAACTTTATTTTTCACATGTTAGACAAATACCCGGATTATCGTATCGTTTGTCTAGACTGCCTGACATATGCAGGTAACTTATCTACACTTGCACCAGTGATGGACAACCCGAATTTTCGTTTTGTAAAAGAGAGCATCACAGACCGTGAGGCTGTTTACAAATTATTCGAGGAAGAGCATCCGGACATGGTTGTAAACTTTGCAGCAGAGAGTCATGTAGACCGTTCTATCGAGAACCCGGAAGTTTTCCTGGATACCAATATCAAAGGTACAGCAGTTCTTATGGACGCTTGCAGAAAATATGGTATCAAACGTTATCATCAGGTATCTACAGATGAGGTTTACGGAGATCTTCCACTGGACAGACCAGACCTGTTCTTTACAGAGGAGACACCAATCCACACAAGCAGCCCATACAGCTCATCAAAAGCTGGCGCAGACCTTCTTGTTCTTGCATACCACAGAACATACGGACTGCCTGTAACAATCAGCAGATGCTCTAACAACTACGGACCATACCACTTCCCGGAGAAGCTGATTCCGCTTATGATTGCAAATGCACTGAATGATAAGCCGCTTCCGGTGTATGGAAAAGGTGAAAATGTGCGTGACTGGTTATATGTAGAGGATCACTGCAGAGCCATCGACCTGATCATCCATAACGGACGTGTCGGAGAAGTTTACAATGTTGGTGGACACAACGAGATGAAGAACATTGACATCGTCAAGATGATCTGTAAAGAGCTTGGAAAACCGGAAAGCTTGATCACATATGTAGCTGACCGTAAAGGACACGATATGCGTTATGCAATCGACCCGACAAAGATTCACAATGAGCTTGGATGGCTGCCGGAGACAAAATTTGCAGATGGTATCAAAAAGACAATCCAATGGTATCTGGATAACAAGGAGTGGTGGGAGACGATCATTTCCGGAGAGTATCAGAATTACTATGAGAAAATGTATGCAAACCGGGAGGGAATGAAATAATGAAAGTACTGGTAACTGGAGTAGCTGGTCAGCTCGGACATGATGTGATGAATGAACTGGCAAAGCGTGGCTACGAAGGAATCGGTTCCGATATCGCGGAAAGCTATAATGGAATCCAGGACGGTACACCGGTTGTATCTATGCCATATGTGCAGATGGACATTACAGATAAAGCATCTGTAGAGAAAGTTCTTACAGAAGTAAATGCGGACGCAGTGATACATTGTGCAGCATGGACGGCAGTTGACCTTGCAGAAGATGAGGATAAAAAGGATAAGGTTCATGCAGTAAACGCAGAAGGAACGAAAAATATTGCGGAAGTATGTAAGAAGCTTGACAGTAAGATGGTCTATACCAGTACGGACTATGTATTCAATGGTCAGGGAGAAGAACCATGGCAGCCGGACTGCAAGGATTATCAGCCGTTAAATGTTTACGGACAGTCAAAACTGGACGGAGAGCTGGCAGTTTCTGAGACACTGGACAAATACTTCATCGTGAGAATTGCGTGGGTATTTGGAAAGAATGGTAACAACTTTATAAAGACCATGTTGAAAGTTGGAAAAAATCATGATAAACTTCGTGTAGTGAATGATCAGATTGGTACACCGACTTACACATTTGATCTGGCAAGACTGCTTGTAGACATGATCGAGACAGATAAGTATGGTTATTATCATGCGACAAACGAAGGCGGATACATCAGCTGGTATGATTTTACAAAAGAAATCTTCCGTCAGGCTGTAGAACAGGGACATACAGAGTACGGAGAAGACAGAATTACAGTTAATCCGGTTACAACTGCAGAGTATGGAGTGTCCAAAGCTGCAAGACCATTTAACAGCAGACTGGATAAGAAAAAACTGGTGGAGAATGGCTTTACACCACTTCCGACCTGGCAGGATGCACTTGGACGTTATCTGAAAGAGTTGAACATAGACGAACTCTAAAAGCTTTGTGAAGATTCGCATAGACTCAGATAAGAGGCATTGTAAGACGAATAAAAAGAGTGAAAATGAAATGGACGGGTACACATAATATATGTGTGCCCGTATGCATCATAATCACACAAAAGGAGATATGTAAGATGGGACAGATTAAAGTAGAAAAAAATGCAGGTGGAATAAAGGGACTTTGTGTCATTGAGCCAACGGTTCATGGTGATGCAAGAGGATACTTTATGGAGACATACAATCAGAAGGATATGGAAGAGGCAGGACTTACGATGCAGTTCGTACAGGACAATCAGTCTTGTTCTACAAAAGGTGTTCTTCGCGGATTACATTTCCAGAAAGAATTCCCGCAGGGAAAACTTGTACGTGTCGTAAAAGGTTCAGTATTTGACGTAGCTGTTGATCTTAGAAGTGACAGTGAGACATACGGAAAATGGTTCGGTGTAGAGCTGACAGAAGAGAACAAGAAACAGTTCTATATTCCGGAAGGATTTGCTCATGGATTCCTTGTTTTAAGTGAGATTGCAGAGTTCTGCTACAAGTGTACAGACTTCTATCATCCAGGAGATGAAGGTGGTCTCGCATGGAACGACCCTGAGATTGGTGTAGAATGGCCACAGCTTGTAGGGGAGTATAAGGGCAATGCTTCCGCAGAAGGATATCATCTAGAAGATGGAACAGCACTGAACTTAAGTGATAAAGATCAGCTCTGGGTAGGACTGAAAGATACATTTCATTTTTAAGTAAGAGGAAATATTTATGTCATTAACATCAATAGAATTTCTGGTATTTGTGATTGTGGCAGTAGTTGGATATTATATCATTCCGAAACGCTGTCAATGGATGTGGCTGTTGCTTTTCAGCTACATTTATTATGCATCTGCCGGAATACAGTATTTAGGGTTTATTCTATATACAACACTTGTGACATATGGAACAGCGCTTGTAATTCATCGAATAGATCAGACAGATGAAGCACATAAAAAAGATGCGAAGCAAAAAAAGAAGGGCGTGTTAATACTTGCCCTTCTATTTGTGTTTGGTCTGTTAGGAGTATTGAAGTATACGAATTTTATTGTACAGAATATTGATCAGTTATTTCATACAGATTTTGGCCCATTTCATTTATTACTTCCAATTGGATTGTCTTTTTACACATTTCAGTCAGCAGGGTATATTTTAGATGTTTATTGGAACCGTTGCGAACCGGAAAAAAATGTATTTCGTTTTGCTTTGTTTGTTTCTTTCTTCCCTCAGATTTTGCAGGGACCGATTGGCAGATTTGACCGATTGACAAAGACCTTGTACGCAGAACATGAATTTGACTGGCAGAGAATTGAACGTGGTGTTCAGCGGATAATTTGGGGATTTTTTAAGAAAATGTTGATTGCAGATACAGCAGCAGTATTTGTTGATGCAATTTTTAATCAGTATCAGACTTATAATGGAATTGCAATATTAGGTGTACTGGCATATTCTGCACAGCTCTATGCGGACTTTTCAGGAGGTGTAGATGTAGTTATTGGTGTGGCAGAATTATTTGGCGTAGAGATGGATGAAAACTTTAAACGTCCGTATTTTGCGGTTTCTATTACAGATTTTTGGCATCGCTGGCATATTACATTGGGAACATGGATGAAAGATTATGTATTCTACCCGGTATCATTATCTGGCTGGATGGGAAAATTCGGTAAATTCGCAAAGAAGAAGTTTGGAAAAACTTATGGAAGAGCATTACCAATCTGTGTAGCGAATCTGATCGTGTTCCTTGTGGTAGGAATCTGGCATGGAGCAGCCTGGAAGTTTATAGTATATGGTATTTATAATGGAGTGATTATTGCATTTAGTGGTCTGATGACAAAAAATTACAGAGAGTGGAAGAAAAAGCTTCATATTGACGATAAATCTACAGGCTGGCATATATTTCAGATTATCCGGACATTTCTACTTGTGAATATAAGCTGGTACTTTGATCGGGCGGACACAATTCCACAGGCTCTTACAATGATGAAAAATTCTGTAACATATTTTGAACCTGCACAGATATTAAATATACAGTTTGGGCAGATGAATTTAAAGTATACACCTGTATTTATTGCTGTGCTGTTAGTATGTTGTGCAATTTGCTTTGTAGTCAGTTTTTTACAGGAACGAGGAACGAAGATTCGACAGTCTCTTTCTACAAAGATATGGGTAATTCGTTGGGCAATTTATCTTGCAATGATTTTTGCAATGCCATTGCTTGGCAGAATGCCAGATACAGCAGGAGGTTTTATTTATGCACAATTTTAAAAAACTTGTCAGTCCGGTAATTTTGATGATAATTATTATTTGTGTGAATGAAATGCTTTGCTTTGCGGCAAAACCGTATAGCTTTTTTCGATTTGATATGCATAATCTGGAAAACGGCGAGGAGTACACAGATATATTTGTAGGAACTTCTCATGGAAAAGCTGCAATTGCGCCGGAAGTTGTAGATCAGTATACTGGCGGTAACAGTATCAATATGTGTCTTGGGGGCGAGTATCTTTCAGATAGTTATTTTATCGTAAAAGAAGCAATACGTGTCGGTCATCCGAAACGAGTGGTTTATGAACTGGATCCAGGTTATTGGGTGGCAGAAAAAAGCAAGGGTGCAGAATATAGAGAAATGTATGACGAGTTTCCAAAATCATTGGTAAAAGCAGAGTATTATCATCAACTGCTGTGGGGACAAGACTGGAGAATGACAATTTTTCCATGGTATCTTTGTAGAACCGGATTGAAAAACCCATTTGAAAGAATCAAGACAAAGCTTGGGGAAGCATATAAAAACTTTGACGATTCTTTCTGGAATAGTGATGTTCAGAACTATGGAGGAAAAGGGCATGTCAGTATTCACAGAACAGATGCCGTGAAGACAGAGGATAATTTGAAACTCTGGGACAGACAGGAAATTTTGCCGGAAGTAAAAGAATATTTTGAAAAACTTAAGAAATTATGCGAAGAAAATAATATAGAGCTTGTGGTAATTACAACACCGATTCCACAGGAAACAATGGAGAAGTATCAGGACAACTTTGAAGAGGCGAATGCATATTTTGCGGAATATATGGCAAAACAGGGGATTCCATATTATAATTACAATTATATAGATACAGAAAGTCTGGATAAATCGTTGAATGGATTTTCAGATTATGAAGGACATATGTATGAAGATGAAGCTGAAAGATTCAGCGCTGAGCTTGGAAAGATGCTTGCTGGAAAGTAGAGCTTTGAGAATCATATGGAAGGCAGAATGAATATGTCAGAATTTTGGAAGAATATAAATACTTATTATAAACGATATGGATTACATGCAACGATAGTCCGTATTATGGATAAATTGACAGGACAGTCTCGTGTAGATTATATGACATGGTATCAGAAAACAAAGCCGACAAAGCAGGTGCTCAAAATACAGCGAGAAACAACATTTCCATATATGCCGGAGATTTTGGTAATTGTGCTGGAGAATAAGAGTGGATTTCATCGACTGGCTGACTCTTTGAAAAATCAGACTTATTCAAGGTGGAAGCTTTGCAAAATAAGAGAATTAAATGATGTAGTGGAAATTCTGAAAGAAGCGAAAGAAGAGTATGTGTTGATTACGCAGCCGGAAGATGAACTTTCAGTGGATGCATTCTTTCAGTGTGTGAAGTCATTGAATGCAGACAGAACAATTGAAGCAATTTATTCTGATGATGATATAATAAAAAATGAGACAGAATATGAAGAACCAGCTATAAAGCCGGATTTAAATCTAGATATGCTTAGAAGTTGTAATTATATTCATAATTTTTTATTGGTAAAAAAGAAACTTTGCCAGGAATTGTTTGAGGAGTGTTTGGAAAGTTGGAATGGACAAATTGACTGGAAGTATGACTTTATATTTCGATGCATAGAAGAAAAACACTCAATCCATCATATTGCAAAAGTGTTGTATCACAGGAATGTAGAGCATGTTCAAGTGTGTGACGAACAAGAACGCAAAGCAATTGATATGCATCTGAAGAGAATGAATATAAAAGGGAATGTAGAAAAGACAGAGTATAGAGGGATTTATCGTGTCAGATATTCGATGGAAGAAACACCGCTTATTTCCATTGTAATTCCTAATAAAGATCATGTGGAAGATTTAAAAAAATGTATTGATTCTTTGGAAAAAAAGAGTTCCTATGACAATCGAGAATATATCATTGTCGAAAATAACAGTACAGAAGAACAGACATTTGCCTACTATAAAGAATTGGAAGCAAAATGTTCAAGAGCCAAAGTAGTTTATTGGAAAGAAAAAGGTTTTAATTATCCGAAAATCAATAACTATGGAGTGCAGTATGCAAAAGGAGAGTATATTTTATTCCTGAATAATGATACGGAGATCCAGAATCCGGATTGCCTTGAGGAAATGCTCATACATTGCAGCAGACCAGAGGTAGGAGCTGTCGGAGCCCGCTTATTTTATGAAGATGGAACAATTCAACATGTAGGTGTGATTGTTGGGCTCGGAGGAATTGCGGGACATCCTTATGCAGCCGAAGCAGAAGAAACGTTAGGGCATATGGGAAGAGTTCATATGATTCAGGATTTAAGTGCAGTAACGGCGGCATGTATGATGGTGAAAAAAAAGGTTTTCTTTGAAGTTGGTAAATTTGAGCCGGAGTATGCGGTTGCGTTTAATGATGTGGATTTATGTATGAAAATCCGGAAGGCGGGATATCTGATTGTTTATACCCCATATGCAAGACTGACACATTATGAATCTAAATCAAGAGGTTTAGAAGATTCTCGTGAAAAGGTGAAACGTTTTGATTCGGAGGTAGCACTTTTTGAAGAACGTTGGGGAAAGGAATTAGAAAAAGGCGATCCTAATTATAATCCTAATTTCAGGCTGGATGAAAAAGATTTCCGATTGAATGTACATGTCAGAAGGTAAGAATAAAAAGATGAATGTAAAGCAAATCAGCGAAAGATTGAATAAAGAGAATGTAAAAAAAGGTTTTGAATATATTCGTAGAAATGGTGTCAGCAGATTTTGGACGCTTGCGAAAGCAAAAGCTTTTCCGGCAGGAAAGAGTTATAAAGAGTGGTATGAAGAGCATTGCCCGACAAAAGAAGAGCTGATGCGTCAAAGAGAGGTTGAATTTTCTGTTCAGCCTCTTATTAGTATTGTTGTGCCGACATACCAGACTCCGATTCCTTTTTTGAAAGATATGATTGATTCGGTAAGAAAACAATCTTATGAAAAGTGGGAACTATGTATTGCAGATGGAAGTTTGAATGGAGATGAAAATGACACAAAAGTCATTCGTGTCAGAGAAGAATTGAATCGTTATTCCATGGAAGATAAAAGAATTAAAGTAGTTTATCTGGAAGAAAATCAGGGAATTGCAGAGAACACAAATCAGGCACTAGCGCTCGCTACAGGAGAGTATATCGGGTTATTTGACCATGATGACATGCTGACGCCAGACGCTTTATATGAGATTGTAAAGGCAATTAATGACTATGATTATGATGTGTTGTACACAGATGAGGATAAAATCTCAGAAAATAGTCACGATTATAAAAAGCCAGTGTTTAAACCGGATTACAGCCCGGAATTGTTATGTGCTAATAATTATATCACTCACTTTTTTGTGGCTAAAAAATCAATTGTAGATCGGTTGGAAGGATTCAGAAAGGAATATGATGGATCTCAGGATTATGATTTTATCTTTCGGTGTGTAGAACTTGCAAAAAACGTAGGACACGTTTCTAAAGTTTTGTATCACTGGAGGATGCATGGAGGCTCAGTAGCAGGAGATCCAACAAGTAAAATGTATGCGTACGATGCGGGCAAGAAAGCAATTCAATCACATTATGAGAGAGTTGGTATTCAGGCTAATGTAGAGCATATGGAGCGACTGGGACTATATCACACAGAATACAAGATGATAAAGCAGCCTTTGATATCTGTGATTATATATGGGGAAGATGATGAAAAAAAGAAAAGATGTTCAGAGTGGTTCAAAAGAAAAGATTATTCGAATTTGGAAATTTTAGCTTCTGCAGGAATAAGCGTTGAAGAAATTAATGCTCTTGCAGAAAAAGCGAGAGGATCTTATCTGTTTTTTGTTTCAGAAAATCTTGAGAGTGTAGAAAGAGACGCATTGCAACAAATGGCTGGAGTTTTACAGATACAAAATGTTGGTGCCGTGAGCGGAAAGGTGATTGGGCGAAAACATACTGTAGAAGATGTAGGAGTTGTGTTTAGAACAAATGGGGATTTATGCAAAGCGAATTATGGTATTGGAGATTGCGATTATGGAGATATGTTTCGGGCAAAAGTAATGAGCAATTATAGCATTTTATCTTTGAATTGTTTCATGACACACAAAAATACATTTGAAGAATTAGGCGAATTTAATAAACATTTTTCATTAAGTTTTGCAGCAGCAGATTATTGCTTAAAACTGAGAATGCATGGGAAAAGATGTGTCATGCAGGCATCAGTAGTCTGGGAATCAAAAGATGTGATGAAAACTGGTATGATCAATGATGAAGAACGTGAAAGATTTTATAAAGAATGGCAGGAAGTTTTAAGAATGGGAGATCCTTATTACAATTCTAATTATGCAAAACAGGGGGCACTTTATATTCTGGAGTAGGAGTAAAAAATGACAATACGAAATGTGATAGTGGTTTGCGATTATGCTTATATAGAAGGAGGCGCAGCCAGAGTGGCTGTTCAGACTGCAGTTGAGCTGTCGAAGCGAAGTAACCTGAAGGTTTATTTTTTTGCAGGTTGTGGTGAACCATGCCAGGAGTTAGTTCAAAGTTCTGTACAGGTGATTTCGCTGGGAATGTATGATCTGCTCGGAAATCCAAGCAAATTAGATGCTATGAAAAAAGGAATTTATAATCGAAAAGCTGGAAAATTGCTGGAAGATTTATTAAATACTTTGAAAGAAAATGAAACAATTATCCATGTGCATACATGGACAAAAGTGTTATCCAGTGCAATCTTTGCTATTGCGGATAAAAAAAATATACCAGTATTTTTGACTGTGCATGATTATTTTCTTACATGTCCAAATGGAGGCTGCTACGATTATGTAAAAAATGAAATCTGTGAGAGGAAGCCAATGTCTTTAAATTGTGTTGTTTGCAATTGTGATTCCAGACATTATTATTATAAAGTCTGGAGATGCATGAGGCAGTTCAGGCAGAATCGGGTTATGCGAAATTGCAAAAATATTCGGTATATATTTATATCTGAATTTGAAAAAAAGCAATTGGTGAGACGTTTTGGCGAACCTAAGTGGCAGTTTATGCTAAAAAACCCAAGTACATTTTCAGAAAGAAAACGAGTATTGGCAGAAAAGAATGAGATATATCTGTACATTGGGCGAGTATCTGAAGAAAAAGGAGTACCACTTTTCTGTGAGGCAGTAGAAAATGCGGGAGTAAAAGCAGTTGTAGTCGGAGATGGCGGATTAAAAAAAGATTTGGAAAAAAAGTATCCAGACATTACGTTTACAGGCTGGCTGGAAAAAGCACAGATAGATCAATGGATTGAAAAAAGCAGATGTCTGATATTTCCGTCAAGATGGTATGAGGGATCACCACTTACGGTACCGGAAGTTCAAGCTTATGGTATTCCATGTATCGTGACAGACTGCAGTGCGGCAGTTGATAATATTGTGACAGAAAAAAATGGTTTGATTGTAAAAGCAGATAGAAAAGAAATGTGCAGCGCAATTGCCAAGATGGCGAATGATGAAATCGTAGCGAAGATGTCATGTAATACATTTGAATTGTTCGATGAAAAAAGTTATTCAAATGATGTATACATTAAAAATCTGCTGCAGATTTATGAAAAGGGAGTCTAGAAATGAAAATTTCGGTCATTATCGTAGCTTATAAAAGTGGAGACATTCTTGTGAAATGTTTGGATTCTATTGCAAAATACAATGATATTGAAGATGAGTTGGAAGTGATTGTGGTAGACAATAGTCCAGAAGATGAAAGAATAGAACGAGATTTAGTAAAATCACAATATAAAAATTATCGATATATTCCATCGGACAATCGAGGATTTGGTGCCGGCAATAATCAGGGAGTAGATATATCAACCGGGGAAATCCTTGCATTTTTGAATCCGGATATTATTTTAATTGAACCAATATTTAAAAAAGTCTGGGAGAAATTCCAGAAGGAAAAAGATCTGATGCTCATGGGAGGGAAACTTTTGTTTGAAGATCTAAAACCGGGCTTTTCATTTTACTTTGATTACAAGCCTTCTATAATAAAAAAATGGTCATTAAAATTATGGAATCGGAAAGACCGTTATGATGAAAAGAACATGTATATTGCTGGGGCAGATTTGTTTGTAAGACGAGATGCTTTTTGTGAGGCGGGAAAATTTGATGAGAATATTTTTATGTATTATGAGGAGCCGGATTTGATTCGAAGACTTCGAAAGGTGCAAAAAGATTGTAAGATTGTGTATGAACCAGGAATTCGAA
The sequence above is drawn from the Dorea formicigenerans genome and encodes:
- a CDS encoding glycosyltransferase family 2 protein produces the protein MNVKQISERLNKENVKKGFEYIRRNGVSRFWTLAKAKAFPAGKSYKEWYEEHCPTKEELMRQREVEFSVQPLISIVVPTYQTPIPFLKDMIDSVRKQSYEKWELCIADGSLNGDENDTKVIRVREELNRYSMEDKRIKVVYLEENQGIAENTNQALALATGEYIGLFDHDDMLTPDALYEIVKAINDYDYDVLYTDEDKISENSHDYKKPVFKPDYSPELLCANNYITHFFVAKKSIVDRLEGFRKEYDGSQDYDFIFRCVELAKNVGHVSKVLYHWRMHGGSVAGDPTSKMYAYDAGKKAIQSHYERVGIQANVEHMERLGLYHTEYKMIKQPLISVIIYGEDDEKKKRCSEWFKRKDYSNLEILASAGISVEEINALAEKARGSYLFFVSENLESVERDALQQMAGVLQIQNVGAVSGKVIGRKHTVEDVGVVFRTNGDLCKANYGIGDCDYGDMFRAKVMSNYSILSLNCFMTHKNTFEELGEFNKHFSLSFAAADYCLKLRMHGKRCVMQASVVWESKDVMKTGMINDEERERFYKEWQEVLRMGDPYYNSNYAKQGALYILE
- a CDS encoding glycosyltransferase family 2 protein, translated to MKISVIIVAYKSGDILVKCLDSIAKYNDIEDELEVIVVDNSPEDERIERDLVKSQYKNYRYIPSDNRGFGAGNNQGVDISTGEILAFLNPDIILIEPIFKKVWEKFQKEKDLMLMGGKLLFEDLKPGFSFYFDYKPSIIKKWSLKLWNRKDRYDEKNMYIAGADLFVRRDAFCEAGKFDENIFMYYEEPDLIRRLRKVQKDCKIVYEPGIRMIHLEKKSTPMSMNMIGHEMDSCIYYGKKYGLDYKKKIRFEYRYYKLKRMVYKVLKNQKAERMNEIIQYLNENYIKILRKY
- a CDS encoding glycosyltransferase family 2 protein yields the protein MSEFWKNINTYYKRYGLHATIVRIMDKLTGQSRVDYMTWYQKTKPTKQVLKIQRETTFPYMPEILVIVLENKSGFHRLADSLKNQTYSRWKLCKIRELNDVVEILKEAKEEYVLITQPEDELSVDAFFQCVKSLNADRTIEAIYSDDDIIKNETEYEEPAIKPDLNLDMLRSCNYIHNFLLVKKKLCQELFEECLESWNGQIDWKYDFIFRCIEEKHSIHHIAKVLYHRNVEHVQVCDEQERKAIDMHLKRMNIKGNVEKTEYRGIYRVRYSMEETPLISIVIPNKDHVEDLKKCIDSLEKKSSYDNREYIIVENNSTEEQTFAYYKELEAKCSRAKVVYWKEKGFNYPKINNYGVQYAKGEYILFLNNDTEIQNPDCLEEMLIHCSRPEVGAVGARLFYEDGTIQHVGVIVGLGGIAGHPYAAEAEETLGHMGRVHMIQDLSAVTAACMMVKKKVFFEVGKFEPEYAVAFNDVDLCMKIRKAGYLIVYTPYARLTHYESKSRGLEDSREKVKRFDSEVALFEERWGKELEKGDPNYNPNFRLDEKDFRLNVHVRR
- a CDS encoding glycosyltransferase family 4 protein produces the protein MTIRNVIVVCDYAYIEGGAARVAVQTAVELSKRSNLKVYFFAGCGEPCQELVQSSVQVISLGMYDLLGNPSKLDAMKKGIYNRKAGKLLEDLLNTLKENETIIHVHTWTKVLSSAIFAIADKKNIPVFLTVHDYFLTCPNGGCYDYVKNEICERKPMSLNCVVCNCDSRHYYYKVWRCMRQFRQNRVMRNCKNIRYIFISEFEKKQLVRRFGEPKWQFMLKNPSTFSERKRVLAEKNEIYLYIGRVSEEKGVPLFCEAVENAGVKAVVVGDGGLKKDLEKKYPDITFTGWLEKAQIDQWIEKSRCLIFPSRWYEGSPLTVPEVQAYGIPCIVTDCSAAVDNIVTEKNGLIVKADRKEMCSAIAKMANDEIVAKMSCNTFELFDEKSYSNDVYIKNLLQIYEKGV
- a CDS encoding MBOAT family O-acyltransferase yields the protein MSLTSIEFLVFVIVAVVGYYIIPKRCQWMWLLLFSYIYYASAGIQYLGFILYTTLVTYGTALVIHRIDQTDEAHKKDAKQKKKGVLILALLFVFGLLGVLKYTNFIVQNIDQLFHTDFGPFHLLLPIGLSFYTFQSAGYILDVYWNRCEPEKNVFRFALFVSFFPQILQGPIGRFDRLTKTLYAEHEFDWQRIERGVQRIIWGFFKKMLIADTAAVFVDAIFNQYQTYNGIAILGVLAYSAQLYADFSGGVDVVIGVAELFGVEMDENFKRPYFAVSITDFWHRWHITLGTWMKDYVFYPVSLSGWMGKFGKFAKKKFGKTYGRALPICVANLIVFLVVGIWHGAAWKFIVYGIYNGVIIAFSGLMTKNYREWKKKLHIDDKSTGWHIFQIIRTFLLVNISWYFDRADTIPQALTMMKNSVTYFEPAQILNIQFGQMNLKYTPVFIAVLLVCCAICFVVSFLQERGTKIRQSLSTKIWVIRWAIYLAMIFAMPLLGRMPDTAGGFIYAQF
- the rfbB gene encoding dTDP-glucose 4,6-dehydratase, which codes for MTIIVTGGAGFIGSNFIFHMLDKYPDYRIVCLDCLTYAGNLSTLAPVMDNPNFRFVKESITDREAVYKLFEEEHPDMVVNFAAESHVDRSIENPEVFLDTNIKGTAVLMDACRKYGIKRYHQVSTDEVYGDLPLDRPDLFFTEETPIHTSSPYSSSKAGADLLVLAYHRTYGLPVTISRCSNNYGPYHFPEKLIPLMIANALNDKPLPVYGKGENVRDWLYVEDHCRAIDLIIHNGRVGEVYNVGGHNEMKNIDIVKMICKELGKPESLITYVADRKGHDMRYAIDPTKIHNELGWLPETKFADGIKKTIQWYLDNKEWWETIISGEYQNYYEKMYANREGMK
- the rfbD gene encoding dTDP-4-dehydrorhamnose reductase — translated: MKVLVTGVAGQLGHDVMNELAKRGYEGIGSDIAESYNGIQDGTPVVSMPYVQMDITDKASVEKVLTEVNADAVIHCAAWTAVDLAEDEDKKDKVHAVNAEGTKNIAEVCKKLDSKMVYTSTDYVFNGQGEEPWQPDCKDYQPLNVYGQSKLDGELAVSETLDKYFIVRIAWVFGKNGNNFIKTMLKVGKNHDKLRVVNDQIGTPTYTFDLARLLVDMIETDKYGYYHATNEGGYISWYDFTKEIFRQAVEQGHTEYGEDRITVNPVTTAEYGVSKAARPFNSRLDKKKLVENGFTPLPTWQDALGRYLKELNIDEL
- the rfbC gene encoding dTDP-4-dehydrorhamnose 3,5-epimerase, whose product is MGQIKVEKNAGGIKGLCVIEPTVHGDARGYFMETYNQKDMEEAGLTMQFVQDNQSCSTKGVLRGLHFQKEFPQGKLVRVVKGSVFDVAVDLRSDSETYGKWFGVELTEENKKQFYIPEGFAHGFLVLSEIAEFCYKCTDFYHPGDEGGLAWNDPEIGVEWPQLVGEYKGNASAEGYHLEDGTALNLSDKDQLWVGLKDTFHF